The Nostoc cf. commune SO-36 genomic sequence GTACATTAGAATCCTTAGCTGCTAACTCTGGATCGTCAGTGACGAGGACTTCCGTTTTGTTATTAGCGATCGCTCTTGCTTGTTCTACAATCTTAGAATCTGGCTCATATCCGCTAGGGGTGGCAATTCTGACATTCATCCCCACCAAAGCACAACCCAACATCAGAGAATTAGCCACATTATTCCCATCACCCACGTAGGTTAAAGTTAACCCAGCAAGAGTACCAAAGCCTTCTTGAATCGTCAATAAATCAGCTAATACCTGACAGGGATGTTCTGCATCAGTCAGCGCATTAATCACCGGAATATTTGCATAGTGAGCAAAAGTTTCCAAATCCTGCTGTGCAAAAGTGCGAATTGCCAAAACATCCAGATATCGATCTAACACCCGCGCTGTATCCTGTAAAGGTTCCCCGCGACTAACTTGAGTAACATTAGGGTTGAGATCGATTACCTGTCCACCCAGTTGGTACATCGCCACTGTAAAACTTACCCGCGTGCGAGTTGAAGCTTTGGAGAACAACAACCCCAAAACTTTATTACACTGCAACTTCAACAGCTGTGATTTAAGTTGAGTTGCCAATTGCAGGAGTTCTTGAACTTCTATTGGACTGAAGTCCGCCAGACTTAATAAATCTCGTCCGATCAACGCTGCCATGCTTCCGATGTGTAAAGAACAATTATATATTTCTGTTGCTTTACTAACCGGGTCAAAAAAATACAATTTTAGAACTTTACCAGATATTTTTGCGTCCAGCCCAGGATATGAATATTAATTGATCAACTTTATCGAACAGAATTCAGGAGTCAGGAGTCAGAATTCAGCAATGTTTTCAGCGACCCGTATTGCGAGTCTTGCCTACGGCACGCTGTTCGTGTTCGATATTGCCCAAATTTCTGGTCTTTTAGCCTAATTTCTGAAGAGGCAGATATTTTTTAGTATCTACAGCTAGACAAACAAATAGACTATGGTACAATGATAAATCGTGGTTGCTACTTAAGAGCGATCGCTAAAGTTGCCAGCATAGCACAGTGGTAGTGCATCCGACTTGTAATCGGAAGGTCGCGAGTTCAAATCCCGCTGCTGGCTTTCGACAAAAAAATTGTTTATGTAATATTATTTAAAAGCCGATCGCGAATTGCTTTGAGTTGTTCTTGAGTCTTAATTGGCTCTCGCGGTGCTGGCAATTCGCTATTAGGCCAGTTAGGTAAATCATTGCAGGGACATAATAACGCCGGCATCCCAACGTTCCGTGCGGCTACTGGCATACTACATCGGCTACAAGGTAGCATATCCCATGCTGGTGTCAACAGTTCAGCAATGGTTTCGGATGTACCCTCCAGGTAACAATCACCCGATTCAGGTGAGATAATTTTCTGCCAGCACTCTTCAAATTCTTCACTATAGCGATCGCCATTTAACACCTCTTGGGGCAAAATGCTTGCCTTACCGTTGCTCGTAATCACTTTTTTACCCAACTGAAACCAGTAGGCAAGATATGCTCTAACTTCTTGTTTGGTTGCCATAATAAAATTTTAGATTTGAGATTTGAGATTAATTTGCATCAATAGTTTAAGAATCTTGACTCCTAAATGTTCCAGCATCCCTTGTATTTGGCAATGGCGAACCAAGGATGCTGAGATTGAGGACATGACCACCAGTCACTAAATAAACAGTTTCGCTGAGTGTACTTAGCTGGCGCACTAAAGAACCGAGGCGATCGCGGAACGTCCTCCCAAGAGGATAAGCTGGTACTACACCCCAACCGACCTCTTCTGCGACAAATAATATATCAGCAGCAACCAGATCCACCGTCTCTAAAAACTCCGCAACAATATTTTCCCAGGTAAATTCGTCCTGTTCTAGGAAATTAGCAACCCAAGTTCCTAAAGAATCTACTAAAAGGCAGGTGTAGGGTTTGGCATCGGCGAGGGTAGCAGACAGTTCCATAGGTACAGATAAAGTTACCCAGTCTTGGGGACGACGTTGTTGATGTTCGAGAATGCGTTGATGCCACTCTTGATCATCTGGATTATCAGTGGCTGTTGCTACGTAAACAACTGCTTTTCCTGACTGTATGGCTAGAGTTTCTGCCCATTCACTTTTACCAGATCGTGCTGGCCCTGTTACTAAGATGATTTTACCCAAAGTTGTTTCCTGAATATTTTAACAATATGCCTACAATTGCAATTTATCACCGCATTTTTTACTTAATCAGTGATACTTTTGGTTTCAAATAACTTTATAAAGGATAAAATTAGCACCAGCATCATTAATGCACAACTGACAACAGCCGAAAATCCCAACAACCCCATTCTTAATTATTCAATACCACTGGGGATAGCAAATTTTAGGATATTTTTATGAACGCAGGCTTAAAACGCATTGAAGCAACTCTACACGATTTAGGAAATCGCGGTACTGCCTCGGCCTCTGAAACAGTTGATTCGACCACAAAACGGCCTTTCTCTTTTAGAATCAGCGTCGGAGCCAACGAACCCACAGAAAGTACACAAACTCCATCTTCTCAGAATGAGGAAGTAAAGTCACAAGGACAAACAGTTGACTTGGGTGTAGACACAGAGAATGATTATTCTTCTGAACAAAATTTCTTTCCTCACCATGACTCTGTACAGACCTTTCAAACAGAAGAGAGTGGTAGCAAAATACCCAGCCTACCTAAGTTGAAAACTCCCAGCTTTAGCAACCATCGCCACGGTGCTAATCCAGCATTAGCGATGAACATATTGCAAGAAATTCAGGAAACTGTCGCCGATTGGCAAACAGAATTACAAAGTATTTTGAAGCAAATTCAAGATATTTACTTAGAAGGGCCAATAGTCAATGGCTGGTTAGAATCAAATCCCCAGGAACCAGAACCGGGGGGAACCGCAACACTACGCCATGCAGAAGTTGACCGCCTGATGAACTACGTAGAAGAAATTTGCGCCACTGGTGGAAAAGTATCTTATCAATCATCTATTACTGGCTACCGCCTCTGTGGTGTGGACGATGCTGGTAAAGTCTGGTCGCGCCCATGTCCACCGGATCAGGTTCCCAATGTTAGCATGGCGATCGCTCGTTACCAAAAGTTACGTCAACTGTTAGGGCGCAAGCAATCCTTGGAAACCCGCCTTAGTCAACTAGCCCAAACCCTTGTAGTTTTACATAGCCATATTCAACAAACGTGAAGTTTTAAAGATTATTTCCGAATAAACTCGGTTGGTAGGTCAGTAACTTTTGGTTTAGATTAACTCTCAGCAAACTTGTGCGTTGGATTTAAGATTTTAATCTAAAATCGTTCGACTGAGCGACTTGCCTTGAGCGTAGTCGAAAGGAGCCGAAGTACCAAATCTCAAATCCAAAATTAAATCTATGCCAGATACCAAAATCTCTGCCATTATCTGTACTCACAATCGAGATAACTATTTAGGGGCTGCAATTGATAGTCTTTTAGGGCAGGATTTTGCTGCTGACTTTGAAATTATCGTAGTTGATAACGGATCTAGCGATCGCACTCGTGAGGTTGTAGAACAAAGGGCCCACAATCCCCACCTGAAGTATGTCTTTGAACCCACCATTGGTTTATCTGTAGCCCGCAACACGGGCGCAAAAGTAGCCAGTGGTGACATTCTTGCTTATCTAGATGACGATGCCGTTGCTAGCAAGGGCTGGCTACAAGTTTTATATTTTGCCTATTACAATAATTCTAAACTAGCGATCGCAGGAGGCAAAGTCACTCTCATCTGGCCCCCAGGAATCCAACAACCACGGTGGCTATCTCCAGGGCTAGCTGCAAATCTAGGTGCATACGACTTGGGTGACAGTACTATCTACATCGAAGAACCTGGCTCAACACCCAGAGGCTTAAATTACTCGATCCACCGCAGTTTTTTAGAAAAAATTGGCGGTTTTGATCCCCATCTTGGTCGAGTCGGGAAAAATTTGCTATCAAACGAAGAACTGCAAATGACCGAATTTGCTTTAAAGCTTGGTTGGCAAGTTGCTTATCTTCCCGAAGCACTAGTAGCTCACAATGTAGCTCCAGAGCGCCTCCAACGCTCCTGGTTTTTAAACCGAGGCTGGTGGCAAGGTATCAGTGAATGCTATCGAGAACAACTCGCTGGTAAAGCTGGGATCGGTCAATTGCAGGGAGGTAGTGAACGATTTGTGCGCGGCTTGTATAAAGCATTAAAACATTTCTCTGACCCAGCAGAACGGTTTGATAAACTTGTGTACGCTTACGGTCAGATTGGTTACTTAAATGCTGCTATTCAAGGTCTTTTATCTACATCAAATAAGAAATAACCAATAACATATTTTATAGTTATATGTCATCTAAAATACCAGTTTCTGTATTAATTCCGGCAAAAAACGAACAAGCAAACTTGCCTGCTTGCCTTGCTAGCCTCAGCAGAGCAGATGAGATATTTGTAGTAGATTCTCAAAGTAGCGACAACAGTGTTGAAATTGCTAAAAGTCACGGTGTAAATGTCGTGCAATTCAACTTCAATGGACGCTGGCCCAAAAAGAAAAATTGGTCTTTAGATAATCTACCTTTTCGTAACGAATGGGTGTTAATTGTAGATTGCGATGAGCGCATTCCCCCCGAACTTTGGGAAGAGATTGACCAAGCAATTCAAAATAATGAATATACGGGTTATTATCTCAACCGCCGCGTCTTTTTCTTAGGGAAATGGATTCGCTATGGTGGCAAATATCCCGATTGGAATCTACGTTTATTTCAACATAAAAAAGGTCGTTACGAAAATCTAAATACAGAAGAAATTGCCAATACTGGTGATAACGAAGTTCACGAACACGTTATTTTGCAGGGGAAAGTTGGGTATCTCAAAAATGATATGCTCCATGAAGACTTCCGCGACCTTTACCACTGGTTAGAACGGCATAACCGATATTCCAACTGGGAAGCTAGTGTTTATTTTAATATTCTCACAGGTAAAGATGATAGCGGTACCATCGGCGCAAATCTATTTGGTGATGCCGTGCAACGCAAGCGCTTTCTAAAAAAAGTGTGGGTACACTTACCATTTAAACCCATTTTGCGGTTTGTCTTATTTTATATTATTCAACGCGGTTTCTTGGATGGCAAAGCCGGATATATCTATGCACGCTTGCTGAGTCAATATGAATATCAAATTGGCGTTAAACTTTACGAATTACGCAACTGTGGTGGCCACTTAAATACTGCAACTCTCCCAAAGGAAGGAGCAGAGGAGCAGGAGAGCAGGGAAACAGAGGGAAAGCTATTGACCATTGACTCATGACAAATGACAAATGACAAATGACAAACCTTTCGTAGATTTACGCAAATATGACCAATCTTGGTTTGATCGGGGTCGCCCAGGTTGGTATGTTTTATTTTGGTGGTTTGTACAAGCGATCGCATTCCCCTCACTCCTCAACCATTAAATATTTTGCGTTGTGCTTTGCTACGATTATTTGGCGCTCGTATCGGCAAAGGCGTATTAATTCGACCCACCGCTCGCTTTACCTACCCTTGGAAAGTCACCATTGGCAACTACAGTTGGATTGGAGATAACGTAGTTTTATACAGCCTCGATCAAATCAGCATCGGTGAACACTGCGTAATTTCTCAAAAAAGCTACCTGTGTACTGGTAGTCATGATCTCCAAGATCCTGCCTTTGGCTTGAAAACAGCAGGGATCACGATTGACAATGGTGCATGGGTAGCAGCAGATTGTTTTGTTGGCCCGGGAGTGCAAATCGGGGCTAATGCTGTGATTGGCGCTCGTAGTAGTGTTTTTACTAATATGCCCTCTGGGCAGGTTTGTTGGGGAAGTCCCTGTCGTCCCAAGACGATTAGGATAAAAGCTGATCCACCCACAAACCTCTAGTTTTACAGACAATGTTAATAAATTTACAGATGGTAATTAATACAAGGTAGAGTTTGTCATTAGTCATTTGTCATTTGTCATTAGTGAATGCCCAATGGCCAAGCAAAATGGTAAGCAGCAGTGGTAATATATTTTTACGGCTGCTCTAATCCTTGCTATTGATGAACAAACTATTGGATGAAACGCTGTCAATCAAAATTGCTGAAAGTATAAACAGCAGAGCTAGCACCCCGTTTGATAATGCTTACAAAGCAGCATTAGCCACCGAGGGAGCAAAATATATTCAGGGATTTTTAGCTTTTGCTGGGAAACCATACAGTCCGATTGAACACAGTTGGATTGAGCTAGACGATACCTCAGACAACGGCCCCTTTGTACGCATTATCGATCCCACATTACCGCACCTGAACAAAAATCCCCAAGAACTCTGGTATTTTGCGGCACAAAGACTAACCGTTAAAAAACTGAAAGCCATTATTGAAGAATCGAAAGAAGATTATCCAGAAGATGATCCATTACCAATCTATGGTGATCCACCTTACGAATATTACGGTGATGTAATGTTAGGTGGTCAAGGACTATTTAGCAGCATATCAAGCCGCAGAAGCTAAATGCAAAGAAATTAACGAATTCAACCCTGAGAGAAACTAAATAATTCGTAATTCGTAATTCGTAATTACGAATTATTTAATAGGATTTACCATCGCTGCCGAAGTATTCTCTGTAGCCACAAATTTTGTCTCCACGCACATCAAAAGAAACTGCTACTCGATTTTTGTAAGGCTGTCCGAATAAAGTCCCCTCGTCCCGAAACTCAAAGACAGCAGTTGTTTCATTACTAGTAACACGGTCTAAAGCAGTCAGCTTCAACCCAGGAGTAAAGGATTCAAAAACATACTCAAAAAACTCTCTAGTTCGCTCTTTTCCTACATTTAAACCGTGGAATTTACCCATTGGAAACCAAAGGGTAAAATCTTCTGTGAGCATATCTAATAATGGTTCCCACTCTCCTGTTGCCATACCATGCGTCAGATTCTCAAATGCCTGACGAGCAACTTTTAAAGT encodes the following:
- the argF gene encoding ornithine carbamoyltransferase, with protein sequence MAALIGRDLLSLADFSPIEVQELLQLATQLKSQLLKLQCNKVLGLLFSKASTRTRVSFTVAMYQLGGQVIDLNPNVTQVSRGEPLQDTARVLDRYLDVLAIRTFAQQDLETFAHYANIPVINALTDAEHPCQVLADLLTIQEGFGTLAGLTLTYVGDGNNVANSLMLGCALVGMNVRIATPSGYEPDSKIVEQARAIANNKTEVLVTDDPELAAKDSNVLYTDVWASMGQEAEADNRMPIFQPYQISEHLLSLAEPEAIVLHCLPAHRGEEITEAVIEGSQSRVWEQAENRLHAQKALLASLLGAQ
- a CDS encoding glycosyltransferase family 2 protein, with the protein product MSSKIPVSVLIPAKNEQANLPACLASLSRADEIFVVDSQSSDNSVEIAKSHGVNVVQFNFNGRWPKKKNWSLDNLPFRNEWVLIVDCDERIPPELWEEIDQAIQNNEYTGYYLNRRVFFLGKWIRYGGKYPDWNLRLFQHKKGRYENLNTEEIANTGDNEVHEHVILQGKVGYLKNDMLHEDFRDLYHWLERHNRYSNWEASVYFNILTGKDDSGTIGANLFGDAVQRKRFLKKVWVHLPFKPILRFVLFYIIQRGFLDGKAGYIYARLLSQYEYQIGVKLYELRNCGGHLNTATLPKEGAEEQESRETEGKLLTIDS
- the cobU gene encoding bifunctional adenosylcobinamide kinase/adenosylcobinamide-phosphate guanylyltransferase, translating into MGKIILVTGPARSGKSEWAETLAIQSGKAVVYVATATDNPDDQEWHQRILEHQQRRPQDWVTLSVPMELSATLADAKPYTCLLVDSLGTWVANFLEQDEFTWENIVAEFLETVDLVAADILFVAEEVGWGVVPAYPLGRTFRDRLGSLVRQLSTLSETVYLVTGGHVLNLSILGSPLPNTRDAGTFRSQDS
- a CDS encoding nuclear transport factor 2 family protein, which translates into the protein MTQDSENTLKVARQAFENLTHGMATGEWEPLLDMLTEDFTLWFPMGKFHGLNVGKERTREFFEYVFESFTPGLKLTALDRVTSNETTAVFEFRDEGTLFGQPYKNRVAVSFDVRGDKICGYREYFGSDGKSY
- a CDS encoding glycosyltransferase family 2 protein → MPDTKISAIICTHNRDNYLGAAIDSLLGQDFAADFEIIVVDNGSSDRTREVVEQRAHNPHLKYVFEPTIGLSVARNTGAKVASGDILAYLDDDAVASKGWLQVLYFAYYNNSKLAIAGGKVTLIWPPGIQQPRWLSPGLAANLGAYDLGDSTIYIEEPGSTPRGLNYSIHRSFLEKIGGFDPHLGRVGKNLLSNEELQMTEFALKLGWQVAYLPEALVAHNVAPERLQRSWFLNRGWWQGISECYREQLAGKAGIGQLQGGSERFVRGLYKALKHFSDPAERFDKLVYAYGQIGYLNAAIQGLLSTSNKK